One genomic segment of Mytilus trossulus isolate FHL-02 chromosome 4, PNRI_Mtr1.1.1.hap1, whole genome shotgun sequence includes these proteins:
- the LOC134716136 gene encoding Kv channel-interacting protein 4-like isoform X5 — translation MNYLHSFGREIKKIIDKYVFDIDNEFDELELQVVRYKPEGLDTLCRNTKFSRKELQIMYRGFKQECPTGIVSEETFKEIYAQFFPQGDSSSYAHYVFNTFDHDRSGTISFEEFVIGLSVLSRGSLQERLQWAFGLYDINGDGLITREEMLDIVSAIYDMMGRFSEPSVDENTTKDHVEKVFQKMDLNKDGVISLEEFMETCRRDENIIKGMAIFDTVL, via the exons ATAACGAGTTTGACGAACTCGAACTGCAAGTCGTCAGATATAAACCAGAAGGTCTGGACACCCTATGCAGGAATACGAAGTTTTCAAGAAAAGAATTACAAATAATGTATAGAGGTTTTAAACAA gAATGTCCTACGGGGATTGTAAGCGAAGAAACGTTCAAAGAAATTTATGCTCAGTTCTTTCCACAAGGAG ATTCCAGTTCATATGCACACTATGTTTTCAATACATTTGATCATGATCGAAGCGGAACTATTAGTTTTGAG GAGTTCGTGATAGGTCTGTCTGTGTTATCACGAGGTTCATTGCAAGAAAGGCTACAATGGGCTTTCGGTTTGTATGACATAAATGGGGATGGTCTTATTACACGAGAAGAAATGTTAGATATAGTATCTGCTATTTATGATATGATGGGACGTTTTTCTGAACCCTCTGTAGATGAAAACACCACCAAAGATCATGTTGAAAAAGTCTTTcag AAAATGGATCTAAATAAAGACGGGGTAATATCATTAGAAGAATTCATGGAAACCTGTAGACGT gatgaaaatataataaaaggaATGGCTATATTTGACACAGTTTTGTAG
- the LOC134716136 gene encoding Kv channel-interacting protein 4-like isoform X6, protein MSDNEFDELELQVVRYKPEGLDTLCRNTKFSRKELQIMYRGFKQECPTGIVSEETFKEIYAQFFPQGDSSSYAHYVFNTFDHDRSGTISFEEFVIGLSVLSRGSLQERLQWAFGLYDINGDGLITREEMLDIVSAIYDMMGRFSEPSVDENTTKDHVEKVFQKMDLNKDGVISLEEFMETCRRDENIIKGMAIFDTVL, encoded by the exons ATAACGAGTTTGACGAACTCGAACTGCAAGTCGTCAGATATAAACCAGAAGGTCTGGACACCCTATGCAGGAATACGAAGTTTTCAAGAAAAGAATTACAAATAATGTATAGAGGTTTTAAACAA gAATGTCCTACGGGGATTGTAAGCGAAGAAACGTTCAAAGAAATTTATGCTCAGTTCTTTCCACAAGGAG ATTCCAGTTCATATGCACACTATGTTTTCAATACATTTGATCATGATCGAAGCGGAACTATTAGTTTTGAG GAGTTCGTGATAGGTCTGTCTGTGTTATCACGAGGTTCATTGCAAGAAAGGCTACAATGGGCTTTCGGTTTGTATGACATAAATGGGGATGGTCTTATTACACGAGAAGAAATGTTAGATATAGTATCTGCTATTTATGATATGATGGGACGTTTTTCTGAACCCTCTGTAGATGAAAACACCACCAAAGATCATGTTGAAAAAGTCTTTcag AAAATGGATCTAAATAAAGACGGGGTAATATCATTAGAAGAATTCATGGAAACCTGTAGACGT gatgaaaatataataaaaggaATGGCTATATTTGACACAGTTTTGTAG